The Cytobacillus oceanisediminis genomic interval GCGAAGGCAGCATCATAAGTCCAAAGGCGTTAACTGAAAACCAAGAGACACTTGCAGAGAAACCTGTTGGTACAGGCCCATTTGTTTTTGAAGATTGGAAAACTGGCCAGGAAATTTCCTTGAAGAAAAATGAAAACTATTGGGGAAAACAGCCAAGTATTGACCGGGTTGTTTTTAAAGTGGTCCCAGAAGATGCGACTCGGCTGGCTATGATTGAAACTGGAGAAGCACATATTAATGATCAGGTGCCTGTTACGGAAATCGAACGAATTGAAGCTTCTGATTCGATGGGGCTTTTCCGGGCAGAGGGGCTTGCAGTTGAATATATCGGGTTTAATACCAAAAAGACACCATTGAATGATGTTAAAGTCCGAAAAGCAATCAGCCATGCCATCGAGAGAGAAGCAATTATAAAAGGGGTTTATAACAATGTAGGGACACTTGCTAATGCAGCAATGAGTCCAAAGGTTTTTGGCCACAGTGAAAATGTTAAGCCTTATAATTATGATTTAAATGAAGCGAAAAAATTGTTAAAAGAAGCAGGATATGAAAACGGGCTTAAGCTTAAATTACTGACAAGCGATAGAAAAGAACGGATCAATATGGCTGAAGTTATTCAATCCCAATTAAAGGGAATCGGCGTTGAGGTAGATATTCAAGTGATGGAATATGGAGCATATATCGATACGATTGATAAATCTGAGCATGATTTATTCATTGGCGGATGGGGAAATGCCACAGGCGATGGAGATTATAATCAGTATAACCTATTCCATACTGCCTCACAGGGACCTCCTGGAAACCATTTCTATTACAGCAATCCTGAGGTAGACAAAATCATCGAAGAAGCACGAAGAGAAACTGACGAAGCAAAGCGCAAGGATCTTTATGAACAAGTGATGCAAATGGAATTAGAGGATGCGGTTTATATTCCGATTCGAAACTATGAACATATGGCTGCCCATAGTCAAAATGTAAGCGGCTTTTGGCTGAATGCTGCCAATTATCTTATGATTGATGATGCAGTAATTAAGTAAATAGAAATTAAAAAGTGAAACGGAAAAGTACTTTTGAAGCAAAAGTGCTTTTCCTTCATTTTCAATTTTAGGAGGAATCAGAATGACAGCTCTATGGATTACAAATGTTCGGCTAGAAAAAGGATTCATCTACGAAAATGAACAAATTACAGGCACTAGCACTGAAATTTGCCACTTGAAAATCGATGATGGGAAAATTGCAGAAATCACACAACTTGCCCCAGGTTCTAATGAAAACCAATTCGATGCAAAACAGAAACTTGTACTTCCTTCTTTAAGAGATATGCACATTCATATTGACAAAACCTATTACGGTGGCCCATGGAAAGCCTGCACACCAATCACAAACGGCATTTTCACCAGATTAGAAGAGGAAAAAGAACTTTTGCCGAAGCTTCTCCCAACCGCACAAGAACGCGCTGAAAAAATGATAGAGCTGTATTTAAAAAATGGCCATACTCATATTCGCACACATTGTAATGTTGACCCTGTAATTGGCCTGAAAAACTTAGAAGCTACTGTCAATGCACTAAAAAAATATGAAGATGTCCTTACATATGACATTGTTGCGTTTCCGCAGCATGGGCTGCTGAGAAGCGGTTCTGTGCAGTTAATTCGGGATGCTATGAAAAATGGAGCCACCCTAGTTGGCGGTGTGGATCCAGCTACAGTGGACAGGAACATTGAAAAGTCATTAAATACAATATTTGAAATTGCAGCAGAACATAATAAGGGAGTCGATATCCATCTTCATGATCCTAACTCATTGGGGGCTTTTACATTCGAGAGAATGGCAGATTATACAAGAGAATCAGGAATGGCAGGAAGAGCAACGATTAGCCATGGAATTGCTTTAGCCGACCTGTCCGAAGAAGCATTGGCTGAGGTGGCGGCAATATTGAAAGAGCAAGAAATTGACGTGACCACTACCATTCCAATTAATCGTACAACTATTCCTGTTCTTGCACTTGATCGTTATGGTATTCCCGTTTCAGTAGGGCATGACAGCATCACTGATCATTGGTCTCCGTTTGGAACAGGAAACACCATACAGAAACTGGGAACTCTTGCGGAAAGGTTCCGAATGATTGATGAATATTCTTTATCATCTGTCTTGAAGTTTGCAACTGGCGGGGTTACTCCCCTAAATAAAGCTGGTGAACGGGTTTGGCCAAAAGTCGGGGACGATGCGACAATGATGCTTGTTGATGCGACATGTTCAGCAGAAGCAATTGCGAGAAGAGCAACGGCTGAAACATTATTTTTCAAAGGCAAGAAGGTTGAAAGCAAACGAACTGAACTAAACATAATAAATTCATAACTTAAGAGCAAAAAGGAGGAAATATAATGTCAACTTCCTATTGGTTAACAAATATTAAGCTTGAAACAGGATATCTTCAGGATGACAATGGAGCTTATACAACAACAACGGAACTCTTTCATTTAAAAATTGAAGATGGAAAAATAATAGAAAAACAGAGCAGCAGTTATAAAATTTCCGAGAATGAAAAAAAGTTGGACGGAAGAGGATTTCTGGCTGTGCCATCTTTTAAAGAGATGCACAACCATCTTGATAAGACCTATCTTTCTCTTGATTGGAAGGCTTGCAGGCCGGTCAAAAATTTAGAAGAACGTTTACAGTATGAAGCAATGGAGCTTGAGGAATTGGCGCCTACAGCCAAACAGCGGGCAAGCAAAATGATTGAGCTTCTCCTTTCTAAGGGGTCAACTCATATTCGTACCCATGTAAATATTGATCCCTATATAGGCTTGAAGAACCTGGAAGGCGTAAGAGAAGCTTTAGAAGACTATTCCGACAAACTGACATTCGAAATTGTAGCTTTCCCTCAACACGGTCTATTAAGGGAACATGTAATTCCTCTCATGAAAGAAGCGATGAGATCTGGAGCCAACATTGTAGGAGGTCTTGATCCTGCAGGAATTGACCGCAACATTGAAAAGTCACTCTATGAAGTCATGAATCTGAGTACAGAATTTGATGCAGATATAGATATCCATTTACATGATGGCGGACATGCAGGATTATATACCATTGATAAATTTGCTGAAATGATAGAAGAAGTAAAGTGGCACAATCGTGCTGCTGTAAGCCATGCATTTTGTTTAGGGGAAGTACCAGTTCCGCAAGCAGAAGAAATGGCGGAAAGATTGAGTGAGCTTGGAATTTCGATCATGTCCACTATTCCTATAACAAAATCTCTTCCACCAATTGAACTCTTAGACAGGAAAGGTGTAAATGTTTATCTGGGCTGCGATGGATTCTATGATTCCTGGGGTCCTTTCGGGAATGGAGATCTGCTGGAAAAAGTCACAAGATATGGTGAGCTTTATCGTAAGAGCGATGAAATATCTCTGGCACAATCCTTAAAATGGGCCACTGGGGGTCCTGTTCCATTAAACAAGGATGGAGAGATGAGTTGGCCGCTTGAGGGAGAAGAGGCAAACTTGGTACTTGTCAATGCTTCGTGTTCGGCAGAAGCAGTTGCGAGAACACCTAAGAGAGAAGCGGTAATTTTTAGAGGGAAAGTTGTCGCGGGGCAGCTAACATAGGAGTGTTAAAGGGTTTCCTGAATTAAATGATATATCTAAAGAAGATATGGAGGATCAGATGCTAAAAATTGATGATGGCCTAATGTTCTTTGAAGCAGCCGGGAAAGGTGACCTTGAATGTTTGAAAGCATGTGTAGAGAGTGGCATTAATATCAATCTGCAGGATAAGAAAAAACGAACTGCCATACTGATTGCTTCGATAAATAAGCATTATGATATGGTTCATTATCTGGCGGAGTCAGGGGCAGACATTAATCTTCAAGATCAAACCAGCTTAAACCCATTTTTATATGGATGCATTCATGGTGATTTGAAGTTAGTAAAAATGATGATAAGCGCAGGTGCTGATATTAATCTCTTAACTAGATTTGGCGGGGTGGGTATTACTCCAGCCTGTGAAAAGGGACATATAGAAGTAGTTCGGGAGCTTTTAATGTCTACAGATATAAACGTAAACCATACAAATTATTGCGGATGGACACCTTTGATTGAAGCAATTGTTTTGAATGATGGAGGAGAAAACCAGCAGGCCATCATAAAGTTATTGCTTGAACACGGAGCCGATACAAACCTTACAGACCAATATGGTGTGAAACCGATTGAGCTTGCCAGAAGAAAAGGATACAGAGAAATAGAGGATATTTTATTTACCGCTGGTATAGAGTAATTGCATAGTAAGGTCTGAAGTATTTTATAATACAATTATATTAATAAAGTCCGATAACATTTAAGGTAAAGAAATCCCTTTCTGTTTGATAGCAGAAAGGGATTTCTTTTGATTCATAAAGATGTCCTTGAAAGTTGATTCCCTCAGCAGCAATAGCGGCCAATGTAAAAGCATATTAAGTACCCGCAAGAAAACTAAAGTTTAAAAGTTTTATTAAGCAGGGAAGATATAGGAAAGGATATTCAAATAATTCTGAAGACAGTATGTTAACATCAAGTATAAGGACATATTTAAATAAAGGAGGAAATGCGATGAATACAGATATACAAAAAGAAGAAAACCGTTTTTTTATAAATGATGAGAAAGGGGACATGATTGCCGAAATCACCTATATTCCAAGCGGCGATTCGGTCATAACCATAGACCATACATATGTAAGCGAATCCCTGCGCGGTAAGGGAGTTGCAGGAAAACTGCTGGAAAGTGTCGTTCAGGAGGCGCGCAGCAAAGGATATAAGATTGTGCCTGCCTGCTCATATGCAAAAGCTGTTTTTGACCGGAAGAGCGAATATCAGGATTTACTCGCGAAATAAAGGAGGTTTTTCTGAATGCACGCAAAAATAAAAGAAGTAAATGGAACAGCCATCTCATATTATGATGAAGGCACAGGTGAGCCGCTGGTATTGCTGCATGGTTTTTGCGGCAGCAAAGATTACTGGGCAGGGGTGATTCCCGTTTTGGCGGAGAACTTTCGAGTCATTGCGGTGGATCTTCCAGGACATGGGGGTTCAGGTTTGCCAGCCGGTGACCCATCAATTGAGAAGATGGCTGAAGTAATCAAAGAGGCTATAGATGAGATGGAGCTGGATAAAATATCTCTTATCGGCCACTCATTGGGCGGCTATGTAACTCTTGCATTTGCTGAAGCATACGAAGACAAGCTGAAATCCTTTTCTCTTGTCCATTCAACAGCCAGCCCTGATTCAGAAGAAGGAAAGAAAGGAAGAGACGCAGCTTCCGGCAAAATTGATAAAGAGGGAATTGAATCCTTTATTGATGGACTTGTGCCCAAGCTCTTTGCACCCGGTGAGAAACATCCAGAAGAAATTCAAATGGCGAAAGAGATTGGCTATTGTACAAGACCTGAAGGTGCAAAGGCTGCCTTGAAAGCGATGAAACTGCGTGAGGACCGCAGCCATGTCTTGAAGAGCACTGAGCTCCCGGTATTACTTGTCGCTGGAGACAAAGATCAGATTGTCCCGCCTGAAAAGTCATTTGCAGTTGAAGGACCTAATATTAAGCAAATGACCATTAAAGCTGCCGGACATATGAGCATGTACGAAGCACCACAGGAACTCGCCGAAATTATTCGCAGGTTTTTGAAAGAGTAAGCAGTTTCTGATTTTTGAGCGCACATAAATATTTCTATCCGCACATAAATTTGTGTTATACGCACATAAAAAATCTTATCCGCACATAAATTGGCGTTATGCGCACATAAAGGTTCCTGTGACCCCAAATTAATCATTTTTGCGATTGAAATACAGAAAAAAAGCTCCTTTTCACCCGAAAAGGAGCTTTTCTTACTTAAAAATAACCGAAATGATCTCGTCTGTCGTCATTCCGCTTTCTATTTCAAACGTACCGGGACGCAAATCGTTCTCAAGGCCCCGTTTTTCTACATCTTTATAGAATTGGACTCCGCTTTCAATAATATGGGCTTTTTCAAGCGCGTTCCCCACGTCAATGCTGGTCATTCCCATTGATACGGTTAAAATAGTCCTGTAAACAACTTTTTCGCCAGTTTTGTCCTCAGTTTTCTCTTCTGCTTTTTCATCTTTTTTCTCGCTGGACTTTGCTGCGGCAGCGAGCTGTTTGCTCCATTCAGCTTCAGTGTTGACGACGTAGCCTTTAGATGCGAGCAATTCAATCATTTCTTTATCTGACAGCTTTTCTGCTTTCTCTGTCTTCTCAGAAGGCTTTTCTGTACTCTTTGCTTCAGAAGGTCCAAAAAGGTAGACGCTTCCTGTCAAGATGGCCGCCGCTAAAAGGCCTGCTGCAAAACTGCGCAAGGTATTGGGTGTCATTGGGCAACCATGCTCCTTTCACCTTTGTTTGCTGAATAAGGCAGGAGCATCAGGTCGACCTCGTTAGGTGTAAGCTGTTTTTTTAATGCAATGCTTTCATTCGAATATCCGCGTTTATGCATATCCAGTACTTCGCGAAGCAATAGTCTTTCTTCTGATGGCCCGCTCATTGCCCCGGATTGCTTTGCTGTAATCTCAGCATCCAATTCAATATTTCTGATTTGCTGCTGCAGTTCATGAATTTCATTTTTTAATGTAAAAGTAACCTGATCGATTTGCTGCTCAATATTTGATTTGGATTGCGCCGTTTTTAAAAACGATAAAATGAGCAGCACGACTGCTGAACCAAATAATATGGCGATTACCCATCCCATCCTAAAATCCTCCCTTATGTAAACACATTTTTTCTAGGTATCTATTTTTTTACCAAACTAAATTATACCTTTATTGCCGGGGGATTTCGAATGATAACCTCAAAATAACACGATAGTCCCGTTTTTATGTAAGAAAAAGGAGCGGATGGTAAATCTTTTTGCTTATTAGCTAAAGAAATAAGAGGGCAAAAAACCCGGTCCATACGGGACCAGGCATCAGTTTGTCAGCTTTCTTTCTGCAGCTGTGCGCGTTTGGCTGCATGCAGTATATCTTCAATAGGAGAGACTCTGCCGAATTTATCTTTATGAACAATGTGTTTTCTTTCGAATTGAGTCGGATTATCGATTCCTGCAGCTGCCGCAAGATTAAATAGTCCTTCTCTTAGAGAGATGACATAGTTGCAGACACGGTAATGCTTTTCATCAACAATCAATCCATCCTGCAGCTTTTTGTCGGTTGTCGCAACCCCTGCAGGACAGTGATTTGTATGACAGACTTGGGCCATGATGCAGCCGACGCTGATCATAAAACCCCTGGCGATATTGACCAGATCCGCTCCCATCGCAAGAGCAATGGCAATTTTATCAGGAGTGATTAATTTACCGGAAGCGATAATTTTTACACGGTCCCTGACTCCGTACTCTCTCAGCATTTCATCCACAACAGTCAGGGCGGATTGGATGGGGAGGCCCACACTGTCTGCAAGCTCTTGATAAGTAGCGCCTGTTCCGCCTTCACCGCCATCAACTGTAATAAAATCAGGGCCTTTGCCGCTCTCCTTCATATAGGAAATCATGTTCTCAAGGGCATCAAGATCGCCTACCACTATTTTCATTCCGACAGGTTTTCCGCCTACACTCCGGAGCTCCTCAATAAAGTCGAACATAGAAGGGGCATCATCAAATTCATAAAAACGGTTTGGACTGTTAATCGTTTTGCCAACCTCTACAAGCCGGATACTGGCAATTTCTTCGGTTACTTTTTCACCTTCAACATGGCCGCCGCGGGTTTTCGCACCCTGCGCAAGCTTTAGTTCAAAGGCTTTTACCTCAGGCAGTTCACTTTTCTTTTTAAATTCTTCCCATGAAAATTCCCCGTTTGCCTTTCGGACGCCGAACATATCAGGGCCAATTTGCATAATAATATCCGGGCTTCCGGCCAAATGGTACTGAGACAGACCGCCTTCACCGGTATTCATCCAGGTGCCTCCGGCAAGGCCAAGACCTTTTGAAAGGGCAGTGATCGCCTTTTCGCCAAGAGAGCCATAGCTCATGGCCGATTGGCCGACAAGTCCCTTGACTCTGAATGGCTGCCGGCAGGTCTTTTCTCCAAGCACAACCGCATCTTCATCCCGCAGATAGTAAGGATTGGCCAATTTTTCTTCGCTGTGTTCCTTTCTTGAAAACAGGTTGTCTCCATCCACTTTATAAACTCGTGTTTTAACTTTCTGTGTATTATCCACCTTCATTTCATCAACGAGTTTAGGGAACAAGGTATTGCGTATATAGAAGCCTTCTTCATTAAAATCTCTTATAGAGCCGAATCCTATTAACCTTTCTTTGTATTTGCCGGCTTTGACAACATCCTGGTATTCTTTTCTCGAAAAAGGCTTGCCTTCTGTATCATTATTGAATAGGTATTGTCTTAACTCTGGCCCTACTTTTTCTGTGATGTATCGCACCTTCCCAATTACAGGGAAGTTTCTGAGTATGGAGTGCTGTTTCTGCCTGTCATCTTTTACATACCAATAAATAAATAGAATAACTGGTACAAAAATAACGAATGCAATAAATAGAAATAATGCAATAACAAGGTAATCTATTAAACTCATTTTATCCTCCTTCTATTAAAACTGGCTTAGGGCTTCACGGATAGCGGTGTCGCCAGAGGCTGCCTCTATGGTTGAATTAAAGATAGCTTCTTTATCAATAGACTCTACCAGAACTTCGGCTGCGTCCTCACGCGGAATCTCAGCATCCCGATCATGGATTTTCTCTGACAGGGTAATCTTTCCGCTTCCGGGCTTGTCAGTTAATTGGCCAATCCGGATAACCGTGTAGACCAGATCGGCAGCTTTAAGCATATCTTCTGGAAGATCCTTCGCCGCAATCTTGCGGGAAGGGTCCGTTTCACTTTCCTCCGCTTTGACTGCACTCATCATCACAAATCGTCTGACATCGGATTTTTGTGCCAATTGGATGATATCTGAAATAGATTGGTGATCGACCATGACTGTTTTGCTCGTATGTTTTTTAGGATTGACGCCTGTTAAATAAATCACTGCATCTGATTCCTGGAGATGGGGGATTAGCTTTTGCTCGTCATAAACAATTGCATGGGCTGCACCAAGTTTTACAAGATCTTCAATTTGGTTTTCATTTGCGGCAACGGCAAGAGCTTCAAGCTTCCTATCTGCGAGCTTCCTGATTACATGCTCACCCACATCTCCATTGGCACCGATTACAATCACTTTCATGCTAACGCCTCCTTTTCTACCCTTTTTCCACATAGGGTTTATTTAAAACCAAAATTAGGCAAACAAAAAAGCGGCCCATTAGGACCGCGCTGGTATAGGATGATTCCGCTTTCACTTGCACTATGAATGTACATTGCCCTGCATGCCCAAAGCAGAGATCGCCGCATATAAAATTTTGGCCAAGAATTTCTTTTATCTGATGTGAAGGCCCCAGTTGCAGTGTGGATGGCTGCACCTTTGCCCAGTTCATGAACGATATCTATTTTTGTTTATTTCTTATATAATAAGTTATGATTAGCACGACGCGAAAGGAAGTAATAAAATCTTGAAAAATAGGAAGCTTATTGTCATCCCCATTATGATTCTTGTAGCTGCAGCTGCAATGTGGATGCTTAATAAAGATTATCAGCAAATAGATATGCTGATCCGATTTATGATAGCAGCTGGTGCAGCACTATTATCAGGAGTCATCTCATATTTTTTATTCAAGCCGGAAAAAGAAGAACAATAAAGATGCCTGCTCCCTGGAAAGGGGACAGGCATTTCTTTTTGGAACTTTTACCATTCGGTTTCGTATATAAGCTGAAGGAGTTGATAGAGGTGAATCATGTTAAGGAATGCCCAAGATGCAAAGGTACGGAATTTGCGGAAGGCACCGACTTCATGCCGGTTAAACCATTAAATAAAAAACTCTCCGCTGGATCTTTGAAAATCTATCGCTTTTGTTTAAGCTGCGGAGAAGTTGTTTCTATTAGAGTTGATAATCCAGGTAAGTTTAGAAGCCGGTGATGGATGAGAATGCTTCATGAAGCCGAAAACCAGGAAGCAAAGAGAAAAATGGTCGCCATGGGGGCTTCATGAAGCCGAAAATCAGGAAGCGAAGAGAAAAATGGTCGCCATGCGCTTCATGAATCGCTTCATCCACCCAGCACTCTTATTTCTTCCGCTTAAGCAGCTGTAAATCAATGTACAGCTGGCATCTTGTGTTAAAGTCATCAAAGTCGATGGATGTTAAATCTGTAATTTGTTTCATTCGGTATTTTAATGTATTTGTATGGATGAAAAGCTGTTCCGCAGTCGGCTTAAGGC includes:
- a CDS encoding GNAT family N-acetyltransferase — protein: MNTDIQKEENRFFINDEKGDMIAEITYIPSGDSVITIDHTYVSESLRGKGVAGKLLESVVQEARSKGYKIVPACSYAKAVFDRKSEYQDLLAK
- a CDS encoding histidine kinase; protein product: MKNRKLIVIPIMILVAAAAMWMLNKDYQQIDMLIRFMIAAGAALLSGVISYFLFKPEKEEQ
- a CDS encoding amidohydrolase family protein, with the translated sequence MTALWITNVRLEKGFIYENEQITGTSTEICHLKIDDGKIAEITQLAPGSNENQFDAKQKLVLPSLRDMHIHIDKTYYGGPWKACTPITNGIFTRLEEEKELLPKLLPTAQERAEKMIELYLKNGHTHIRTHCNVDPVIGLKNLEATVNALKKYEDVLTYDIVAFPQHGLLRSGSVQLIRDAMKNGATLVGGVDPATVDRNIEKSLNTIFEIAAEHNKGVDIHLHDPNSLGAFTFERMADYTRESGMAGRATISHGIALADLSEEALAEVAAILKEQEIDVTTTIPINRTTIPVLALDRYGIPVSVGHDSITDHWSPFGTGNTIQKLGTLAERFRMIDEYSLSSVLKFATGGVTPLNKAGERVWPKVGDDATMMLVDATCSAEAIARRATAETLFFKGKKVESKRTELNIINS
- a CDS encoding alpha/beta fold hydrolase, producing the protein MHAKIKEVNGTAISYYDEGTGEPLVLLHGFCGSKDYWAGVIPVLAENFRVIAVDLPGHGGSGLPAGDPSIEKMAEVIKEAIDEMELDKISLIGHSLGGYVTLAFAEAYEDKLKSFSLVHSTASPDSEEGKKGRDAASGKIDKEGIESFIDGLVPKLFAPGEKHPEEIQMAKEIGYCTRPEGAKAALKAMKLREDRSHVLKSTELPVLLVAGDKDQIVPPEKSFAVEGPNIKQMTIKAAGHMSMYEAPQELAEIIRRFLKE
- a CDS encoding NAD(P)H-binding protein; translated protein: MKVIVIGANGDVGEHVIRKLADRKLEALAVAANENQIEDLVKLGAAHAIVYDEQKLIPHLQESDAVIYLTGVNPKKHTSKTVMVDHQSISDIIQLAQKSDVRRFVMMSAVKAEESETDPSRKIAAKDLPEDMLKAADLVYTVIRIGQLTDKPGSGKITLSEKIHDRDAEIPREDAAEVLVESIDKEAIFNSTIEAASGDTAIREALSQF
- a CDS encoding endolytic transglycosylase MltG, with the translated sequence MTPNTLRSFAAGLLAAAILTGSVYLFGPSEAKSTEKPSEKTEKAEKLSDKEMIELLASKGYVVNTEAEWSKQLAAAAKSSEKKDEKAEEKTEDKTGEKVVYRTILTVSMGMTSIDVGNALEKAHIIESGVQFYKDVEKRGLENDLRPGTFEIESGMTTDEIISVIFK
- a CDS encoding amidohydrolase gives rise to the protein MSTSYWLTNIKLETGYLQDDNGAYTTTTELFHLKIEDGKIIEKQSSSYKISENEKKLDGRGFLAVPSFKEMHNHLDKTYLSLDWKACRPVKNLEERLQYEAMELEELAPTAKQRASKMIELLLSKGSTHIRTHVNIDPYIGLKNLEGVREALEDYSDKLTFEIVAFPQHGLLREHVIPLMKEAMRSGANIVGGLDPAGIDRNIEKSLYEVMNLSTEFDADIDIHLHDGGHAGLYTIDKFAEMIEEVKWHNRAAVSHAFCLGEVPVPQAEEMAERLSELGISIMSTIPITKSLPPIELLDRKGVNVYLGCDGFYDSWGPFGNGDLLEKVTRYGELYRKSDEISLAQSLKWATGGPVPLNKDGEMSWPLEGEEANLVLVNASCSAEAVARTPKREAVIFRGKVVAGQLT
- a CDS encoding FMN-binding glutamate synthase family protein produces the protein MDYLVIALFLFIAFVIFVPVILFIYWYVKDDRQKQHSILRNFPVIGKVRYITEKVGPELRQYLFNNDTEGKPFSRKEYQDVVKAGKYKERLIGFGSIRDFNEEGFYIRNTLFPKLVDEMKVDNTQKVKTRVYKVDGDNLFSRKEHSEEKLANPYYLRDEDAVVLGEKTCRQPFRVKGLVGQSAMSYGSLGEKAITALSKGLGLAGGTWMNTGEGGLSQYHLAGSPDIIMQIGPDMFGVRKANGEFSWEEFKKKSELPEVKAFELKLAQGAKTRGGHVEGEKVTEEIASIRLVEVGKTINSPNRFYEFDDAPSMFDFIEELRSVGGKPVGMKIVVGDLDALENMISYMKESGKGPDFITVDGGEGGTGATYQELADSVGLPIQSALTVVDEMLREYGVRDRVKIIASGKLITPDKIAIALAMGADLVNIARGFMISVGCIMAQVCHTNHCPAGVATTDKKLQDGLIVDEKHYRVCNYVISLREGLFNLAAAAGIDNPTQFERKHIVHKDKFGRVSPIEDILHAAKRAQLQKES
- a CDS encoding ankyrin repeat domain-containing protein → MLKIDDGLMFFEAAGKGDLECLKACVESGININLQDKKKRTAILIASINKHYDMVHYLAESGADINLQDQTSLNPFLYGCIHGDLKLVKMMISAGADINLLTRFGGVGITPACEKGHIEVVRELLMSTDINVNHTNYCGWTPLIEAIVLNDGGENQQAIIKLLLEHGADTNLTDQYGVKPIELARRKGYREIEDILFTAGIE
- a CDS encoding glutathione ABC transporter substrate-binding protein gives rise to the protein MEKDRKHFPKGLLMICLSLMMLFVSACSTQTKTEQDAGTESEGKKDGGTLSVVRLSDATKLDPHFITDIPSANIIYQKVYETLVEPDKDMNIQPLLATEWNVIDDTTWEFKLKEGVTFHDGTPFNAEAVKATFDRLLDPNTGSPQREKFAMINEVKVIDEYTVQLLLDYPYAPLLSILASSEGSIISPKALTENQETLAEKPVGTGPFVFEDWKTGQEISLKKNENYWGKQPSIDRVVFKVVPEDATRLAMIETGEAHINDQVPVTEIERIEASDSMGLFRAEGLAVEYIGFNTKKTPLNDVKVRKAISHAIEREAIIKGVYNNVGTLANAAMSPKVFGHSENVKPYNYDLNEAKKLLKEAGYENGLKLKLLTSDRKERINMAEVIQSQLKGIGVEVDIQVMEYGAYIDTIDKSEHDLFIGGWGNATGDGDYNQYNLFHTASQGPPGNHFYYSNPEVDKIIEEARRETDEAKRKDLYEQVMQMELEDAVYIPIRNYEHMAAHSQNVSGFWLNAANYLMIDDAVIK